A genomic stretch from Desulfolutivibrio sulfodismutans DSM 3696 includes:
- a CDS encoding gamma-glutamylcyclotransferase family protein encodes MTRLLTLTQTPTERRGENSEPSGAMLYFVYGSNMNSAQLQARGVRPTRTFTAKLPGHRLTFHGHSRTWDGGLETVVSDPEQDVYGVVLVLSSTEADALDSCQGVRLDGTGSHFHFPTMVYDTHGDGHEVLIFKLDVLGEPRKPSREYLECIVSGALERNLPPLYVDRLTRLEARKADYAVPVPGRLMGAFTIMSCAGCGQDDPFDED; translated from the coding sequence ATGACCCGCCTGCTCACCCTGACCCAAACTCCGACCGAAAGGCGTGGCGAAAATTCCGAGCCTTCGGGGGCGATGCTGTATTTCGTCTACGGCTCCAACATGAACAGCGCCCAGCTCCAAGCCCGGGGCGTTCGCCCCACGCGCACGTTTACGGCCAAGCTCCCCGGACACCGCCTGACCTTCCACGGCCATTCCCGCACCTGGGACGGGGGACTCGAAACCGTGGTCTCCGACCCGGAACAGGACGTCTACGGCGTGGTCCTGGTTCTATCGTCCACGGAGGCCGACGCCCTGGATTCCTGCCAGGGGGTGCGACTGGACGGCACAGGCAGCCATTTCCATTTCCCGACCATGGTCTACGACACCCACGGCGACGGGCACGAAGTCCTCATCTTCAAGCTTGACGTGCTCGGAGAACCGCGAAAGCCAAGTCGGGAATACCTGGAATGCATCGTCTCCGGGGCGCTGGAACGGAACCTGCCGCCGCTTTACGTGGACCGGCTCACCCGCCTGGAGGCCCGCAAGGCCGACTACGCGGTACCGGTTCCAGGGAGGTTGATGGGTGCCTTCACCATCATGTCCTGCGCCGGATGCGGGCAGGATGACCCGTTCGACGAGGACTGA
- the anfK gene encoding Fe-only nitrogenase subunit beta → MTCELMERSRPGIINPIFTCQPAGAQFVSIGITDCTGIVHGGQGCVMFVRLLFSQHFKESFELASSSVHEDGAVFGACTRVEQAVDVLLMRYPHVKVVPIISTCSTEVIGDDIDGVVTKLNTGLLKEKYADREVHLIPIHTPSFVGSMVTGYDIAMRDIIMHFAQKTEPSNKLNLFTGWVNPGDVTALKHLLKEMDVEATVLFEIESFDSPLMPEGNHVSHGSTTIEDLRGAADAVGTLALNRYEGGKAAAYLSQEFDIPTIIGPTPIGIRNTDTFLANVRKLTGKPIPQSLVRERGVAIDALTDLTHMFFADKRVAIYGNPDLTIGLTEFCIDLEMKPMVVLLGDDNTNYAKDPRIKALQEHVDWDMEIVTNADFWELEDRIKNKGLKLDLILGHSKGRFISIDYGIPMFRVGFPTYDRAGMYRHPVVGYAGAVWLAEQMANVLFTDMEYKKNKEWILNMW, encoded by the coding sequence ATGACTTGCGAACTCATGGAAAGATCGCGGCCCGGCATCATCAACCCCATCTTCACCTGCCAGCCTGCCGGGGCGCAGTTCGTCAGCATCGGGATCACCGACTGCACCGGCATCGTGCATGGCGGCCAGGGATGCGTCATGTTCGTGCGGCTGCTCTTCTCCCAGCACTTCAAGGAAAGCTTCGAACTGGCCTCATCCTCGGTGCATGAGGACGGGGCGGTCTTCGGAGCCTGCACGCGGGTGGAGCAGGCCGTGGACGTGCTTCTCATGCGCTACCCCCACGTCAAGGTGGTGCCGATTATCTCCACCTGCTCCACCGAGGTCATCGGCGACGACATCGACGGCGTGGTCACCAAGTTAAACACCGGGCTGCTCAAGGAAAAATACGCCGACCGCGAGGTGCATCTCATCCCCATCCACACCCCGAGCTTCGTGGGCAGCATGGTCACTGGCTACGACATCGCCATGCGCGACATCATCATGCACTTCGCCCAAAAGACCGAGCCAAGCAACAAGCTCAACCTCTTCACCGGCTGGGTGAACCCCGGCGACGTCACGGCGCTCAAGCATCTGCTGAAAGAAATGGACGTGGAGGCCACGGTGCTTTTCGAGATCGAGAGCTTCGATTCGCCGCTTATGCCCGAGGGCAACCACGTCTCCCACGGGTCCACAACCATCGAGGACCTGCGCGGCGCGGCTGACGCCGTGGGAACCCTGGCGCTCAACCGCTACGAGGGCGGCAAGGCGGCCGCGTATCTTTCGCAGGAATTCGATATCCCGACCATCATTGGACCGACTCCCATCGGCATCCGCAACACGGACACGTTCCTGGCCAACGTGAGAAAGCTTACCGGCAAACCCATCCCGCAGTCCCTGGTGCGCGAGCGCGGTGTCGCCATCGACGCCCTGACCGACCTGACGCACATGTTTTTCGCGGACAAGCGGGTGGCCATCTACGGCAATCCGGACCTAACCATCGGACTGACGGAGTTTTGCATCGACCTGGAGATGAAGCCCATGGTGGTGCTGCTTGGCGATGACAATACCAACTACGCCAAAGACCCGCGCATCAAGGCCCTTCAGGAACACGTGGACTGGGACATGGAGATCGTCACCAACGCGGACTTCTGGGAGCTCGAAGACCGCATCAAAAACAAGGGCTTAAAGCTCGACCTCATCCTCGGACACTCCAAGGGCCGCTTCATCTCCATCGACTACGGCATTCCCATGTTCCGCGTGGGCTTTCCCACCTACGACCGGGCGGGCATGTACCGCCACCCGGTGGTGGGCTACGCCGGGGCCGTGTGGCTGGCCGAACAGATGGCCAACGTGCTCTTCACGGACATGGAATACAAAAAGAACAAGGAATGGATTCTCAACATGTGGTGA
- a CDS encoding pyridoxamine 5'-phosphate oxidase family protein: MPHPTTTHPHGPMRRKDREITDRAAIDDIIRNGRVMHLGLCQDNVPFVVPLFYAYDGQCLYFHSARAGTKIGIMKKNPVVCFEILDFQGIIDDDAPCDFEARHRTAIGLGTAVFLEDETEKIAALNLIVARFSARSFVFPKTKLGGTTVVKIEITSVKGKTHGLS, translated from the coding sequence ATGCCTCATCCAACTACCACCCATCCCCACGGTCCCATGCGCCGCAAGGACCGGGAAATCACCGACCGCGCCGCCATCGACGACATCATCCGCAACGGCCGGGTCATGCACCTGGGCCTTTGCCAGGACAACGTCCCCTTCGTGGTCCCGCTTTTCTACGCCTACGACGGGCAGTGTCTCTACTTCCACAGCGCCCGGGCCGGAACCAAGATCGGGATCATGAAGAAAAACCCCGTGGTCTGCTTCGAGATCCTGGATTTCCAGGGGATCATCGACGACGACGCGCCCTGCGACTTCGAGGCCCGGCACCGCACGGCCATCGGCCTGGGCACGGCGGTCTTTCTCGAGGACGAGACGGAAAAGATCGCGGCCCTGAACCTGATCGTGGCCCGGTTCAGCGCCCGCAGCTTCGTATTCCCGAAAACCAAGCTCGGCGGCACGACCGTGGTCAAAATCGAGATCACGTCCGTCAAGGGCAAGACCCACGGCCTGTCGTAA